A genomic segment from Carnobacterium pleistocenium FTR1 encodes:
- the msrA gene encoding peptide-methionine (S)-S-oxide reductase MsrA yields MSEQKFEKATFAGGCFWCMVKPFETQSGIESVVSGYTGGHTVNPTYEEVCSETTGHTEAVQITFDPEKFSYKDLVEIYWQQTDPTDAGGQFADRGSSYRPVIFYHNEEQRQLAEASKEALQNSGRFKQPIVTEIQPAEPFYPAEDYHQGFYKKNAAHYSRYRQGSGRAGFIESNWTS; encoded by the coding sequence GTGAGTGAACAAAAATTTGAAAAAGCAACATTTGCAGGTGGGTGCTTTTGGTGCATGGTAAAACCTTTTGAAACACAATCAGGTATTGAATCGGTTGTTTCTGGTTATACAGGAGGCCACACGGTAAACCCAACTTATGAAGAAGTCTGTAGCGAAACAACTGGACACACAGAAGCAGTTCAGATTACCTTTGATCCCGAAAAATTTAGCTATAAAGATTTAGTAGAAATCTATTGGCAACAAACAGACCCAACAGATGCAGGCGGACAATTTGCAGATAGAGGCTCTTCTTATCGTCCAGTGATTTTCTATCACAATGAAGAACAAAGACAATTAGCAGAAGCATCTAAAGAAGCTTTGCAAAATAGTGGACGCTTTAAACAACCTATTGTAACTGAAATTCAGCCAGCAGAGCCATTTTATCCAGCAGAAGATTATCACCAAGGTTTTTATAAGAAAAATGCTGCTCATTATTCAAGATATAGACAAGGATCAGGAAGAGCGGGTTTTATTGAGTCGAATTGGACATCTTAA